The sequence CAGCGAGACCTCCCTCCGCTCGTGATTGGATGACGACCAGCGCTTTTACCTGCTTTCCCAACTTCTTACAAACTGTTGAACCGAGGGCCTTGTTATGATAAgaggttgacctctgaccccggaACACAGCCACCGGTCTCCCACGGCAACCAAACCGCAGATGGAAACGTTACATGGGTGGATTTTAAATATGCCGACACGAATGTAGATACTGCTGTTGCTTTTATCATGAATGATTATTTGAAATGTGTTACTGTAAAGATATATTAATGTAgctaatatatttatatttaatacCCCCTCCCACCTGCCAGCATTCCATAAAAAGCATATTTTCTACCTGCTTTATGAACGGTTGACTGTATATTTTGCCTGGAAAATGGACAAGTAAATCTATCATTGACTCAATAAATAACGTGTTGATTTAAGTCTATGATATCCGGTCATGTCGTTTTGTGGAAGGGATTTGACATCTTTAGGGTCAGCTAAACTCCTACTTAAACCACGCCCAcagccctccccttcctgtgagGTGttttccacccctccccctcctctcccctccgccgtccctcccagcctcacgtcCCAGCGCCGTCCCACGAAGAGCGGTTCATCCCCGGGACACGTCCACCACCGTCGTTGGATGGCAACATGGCGACAGAGGTGAGAAAACCGTCTTTTCATAAACGGTcattcagtgttcctgtgcggGTGAGTCTCCGTTGGAGTGTTTTAACGGTATACAACCCAAGTGAGGAATGGAGCTTGTTCCCGAGGCGTTCCGGTTCAGTTTGTCTGCATGGTAGAGTGTAGTTGAGGGTTAGCTAAGGGCAGACAGAAAAACCGTTAAGAAATAAGCGTTAATATTCAATTTCGACTTCACAACGGCCGCCTTAAAATACATGCTAAAACGCGAAAAATCTCAGTCAACACCCATTCACAGTGGAAGAAACACTATGTTGATTCAAATCTAGTCAGGCTAACAGATTGGATAGGCTATCACTATAGGTAACGGTATTCGCTTTAATTTAGCGTGGATCATTTGTAACACCACCAGACCATGGGACCGCACAGACCGATAAATAACCAAGCCTCGCGACGTTTAACCGTTTTGCTAAACGCTGATCTCTTTTGTTTTGGTTGTCTGGACCCGCCGTTAATCCGGTGGTTGACCAGCATTGGTTCTATGTAGCCGCCGCACGCTCCTAGATTTCAGCACCACGGAGAGCGGTCTCGCGTGCGGGCGTCAGACATATTGTAGTGAAGCTGTCGCTCTTTCTCGACAATGATAGACGGGTCTTTTTCAGACAGTCTCCCATAAACGGACAAAAAATAACTCTTTAGTTTTGTTAAGAAAAGACTGGCAACCAAGCCACGTAGGCGTTAGTTGCTAGCGAGCTTCTCGCGAGCTGTTCTAACGGAGATtgatttgttttgatttgaGTTGTGATGTTGTACCCTCTCTTTCATTAGTGCTTCCCCTCGCCGGGgatcacaaacacagacagaggtagagagtgatagagagagagagagagagagagaggagatcgtGTGTCGGAGACTGGGCTGGTCTCCAACCGACAGCCTACCCAGTTGCGTGAGCCCAGGCTCATCTAGACAAGAGGCTGATCGATCGCTGACTGCTCCCCTATCACCATATGTCTGTAAAGACGACAACATCAGCAACTGTTTTTACACGTgaccagaaagaaagagagagatgagagactccctctctgtctcgcttTTCTCCTCACTTTTAGTCACTTCTATATTCTTCATTCTCTCATAAAGTCTCTCTTTTCTTTAACCcttctttgtgtgtatgtgtgtgtgccctgtgtgtgtgtgtgtgtgtgccctgtgtgtatgtgtgtgtgtgtgccctgtgtgtgtgtgccctgcagtTTCACAACCTCCAGGAGTTAAGACACAGCGCCTCTCTGGCCAATAAGGTGTTcatccagagagactacagcgAAGGAACCACCTGCAGGTTCCACACCAAGTTCCCCCCCGAGCTGGAtaccagggtgaggagagggagggagggagggaaggaggggggaaagagggttAAGAGAAGAAAATAAGGAAAGGATATCCCTCTGAttgctgtgtatgtatgtttccctgtgtgtgtgtgtgtgtgtcagatcgaGCGGCCGTTGTTTGAGGACACAGTGAAGACGTTGAATAACTACTATGCCGAGGCAGAGAAGATGGGGGGGCGGTCCTACCTGGAGGGCTGCCTGGCCTGCGTCACCGCCTACGTCATCTTCCTCTGCATGGAGACCCGCTAcgagaaggtacacacacacaatctatatCATAGGACACCATCTCTCTATcagcttctctgtctctcccttgtctttctgtctgtctttctctacctgtctctctctctctctctctctctctctgtctgtctgtctgtctgtctgtctctcactctctctctctctctctctctctctctctctctctctctctctctctctctctctctctctctctctctctctctctctctctctctctctctctctctctcccctcccctcccctcccctcctccaggtgttGAAGAAGATAGCCAGGTACATCCAGGAGCAGAATGAGAAGATCTACGCCCCCCGGGGTCTCCTCATCACCGACCCCATTGAGAGGGGCATGAGGGTCGTATCCTTACACACCTCCACGTGTCAcagctcacctgtgtgtgtttgtctcatcatgactgtgtgtgcgtgtgtctcccctcacctgtgtgtgtgtgtgctcccctcacctgtgtgtgtgtgtgtctcccctcacctgtgtgtgtgtgtgtctcccctcacctgtgtgtgctcccctcacctgtgtgtgtgttctcccctcacctgtgtgtgtgtctcccctcacctgtgtgtgtgtgtgtctccccttacctgtgtgtgctccccctcacctgtgtgtgtgtgtgtctcccctcacctgtgtgtgtgtgtgtctcccctcaCCTGTGTGTGCTCCCTAACCCGCGTGGTCAGATTGAGATCTCCATCTACGAGGACCGAGGCTCCAGCGGCAGCAGCTCAGGCGGCAGCTCCACGTCCGGCAGCAGCGCTCGGTGACCGGgctgtctcctccaccttcgccctggagctctcctccacctccaccccccaccctggagctgtctcctccacctccaccccccaccctggagctctcctccacctccaccccccaccctggagctctcctccacctccaccccccaccctggagctctcctccacctccaccccccaccctggagctctcctccacctccaccccccaccgtggagctctcctccacctccacccccatcctggagctctcctccacctccacccccatcctggagctctcctccacctccaccccccaccctggagctctcctccacctccacccccatcctggagctctcctccacctccaccccccaccctggagctctcctccacctcaaccccccaccctggagctctcctccacctccacccccaccctggagctctcctccacctccacccccatcctggagctctcctccacctccacccccaccctggagctctcctccacctccacccccatcctggagctctcctccacctccacccccatcctggagctctcctccacctccaccccccaccctggagctctcctccacctccacccccatcctggagctctcctccacctccacccccatcctggagctctccaccacctccaccccccaccctggagctctcctccacctccacccccatcctggagctctcctccacctccacccccatcctggACCTCCCAGTGGGGCAcatacctccatccctctccaccctctccacttcGCAACATAGCTGCTCCACCACTGACTGCTGCCCTACCGAACCCTGAATGGTCCCAGACCCGGTGCTGGACCACGCGGGGTTGACCTGCAGCAGGAACCGACCAAACATGACCACAAACATAGATCTCCACTCCCCTGGACTGTCTGGCACTGTAGCTGTTCACTGCTGAATGTAGCTCATCAAGCCCATCCTTGTTGTTGTAGCTCATCTGTGACTTTcccttttctttccttcttcctttcttttcttcctgctctttctttctcccgttccttctctctctcgctctccaaacaacctgttgtTTACGTTCTCCTCCAGTTCCGTACCaactcctcttcctctgagcCTCGATCCAAACTATTATGCAAAAA is a genomic window of Osmerus eperlanus unplaced genomic scaffold, fOsmEpe2.1 SCAFFOLD_540, whole genome shotgun sequence containing:
- the golga7ba gene encoding golgin A7 family, member Ba; this encodes MATEFHNLQELRHSASLANKVFIQRDYSEGTTCRFHTKFPPELDTRIERPLFEDTVKTLNNYYAEAEKMGGRSYLEGCLACVTAYVIFLCMETRYEKVLKKIARYIQEQNEKIYAPRGLLITDPIERGMRVIEISIYEDRGSSGSSSGGSSTSGSSAR